In one window of Hymenobacter nivis DNA:
- a CDS encoding 2'-5' RNA ligase family protein, which yields MLAITSMLHPRNAQRVNKIIAELEAKFGLKAVQATPAPHFTFMLAAVRSTETLRESLAEVAATTPSFSAYTTGIGIFPGPKPVIYIPVLRSFDLNSLHQRVLDVTQPLCKGADRYNAPSRWLPHLSLALHDTTPETLGPVLHFLNESTYNMRLNINNIGIMQKKGSLYKCIEQIELTGKD from the coding sequence ATGCTCGCCATCACGTCTATGCTGCACCCGCGCAATGCCCAGCGGGTCAACAAAATCATTGCCGAGCTTGAAGCCAAGTTTGGTCTGAAGGCCGTGCAGGCCACGCCGGCACCGCACTTCACCTTCATGCTGGCGGCCGTGCGCAGCACCGAAACGCTGCGCGAGTCGCTGGCCGAAGTGGCGGCCACTACGCCGTCATTCTCGGCCTATACCACCGGCATCGGCATCTTCCCGGGGCCCAAACCGGTGATTTACATCCCCGTGCTGCGCTCGTTCGACCTCAACTCGCTGCACCAGCGCGTACTGGACGTGACGCAGCCGCTCTGCAAGGGCGCCGACCGCTATAACGCACCCTCGCGCTGGCTGCCCCACCTCTCGCTGGCCCTGCACGACACCACGCCCGAAACCCTGGGCCCCGTGCTACACTTCCTGAACGAGAGCACCTACAACATGCGCCTGAACATCAACAACATCGGCATCATGCAGAAGAAGGGCAGCCTCTACAAGTGCATCGAGCAAATCGAGCTGACGGGTAAGGACTAA
- a CDS encoding SMP-30/gluconolactonase/LRE family protein: protein MPVRSLLFASFRAPARRLAPLAGLLALAACSKNDIPIAQPEAPETVVFTKPALYPEGVQYDAAGSRFLVSSQTAGTVGAVADNGTYTEFATDAALVSSVGLNLDAGRNRVLVAVSDPGYNAARTSTATLRKLARLVIFNRDNGQLVRAVDLGALLPGLNHFANDIAVDAQGNAYVTDSFAPVIYKVDLQGNATVLLNSAQFTAPAGTFGLNGIVYHPDGYLLVAKSDAGALFKVPLSDPSTFTRVATTGLNLTGADGLRLQDNNTLQVSTNAQAKVQRLTTTNGWGAAALGGTFATLPQYPTTLAARAGTDGYVLYSNLNALQANQQPPVSQFTIARLRFQ, encoded by the coding sequence ATGCCCGTTCGCTCGCTTCTCTTCGCTTCATTTAGGGCCCCCGCCCGTCGCCTGGCCCCGCTGGCCGGCCTGCTGGCCCTGGCCGCCTGCTCCAAAAACGATATTCCGATTGCCCAGCCCGAGGCGCCCGAAACGGTGGTATTCACCAAGCCGGCCCTCTACCCCGAAGGCGTGCAGTACGACGCCGCCGGCAGCCGCTTCCTAGTGAGCTCGCAAACCGCGGGCACCGTGGGCGCCGTGGCCGACAACGGTACCTACACCGAGTTTGCCACCGACGCCGCCCTGGTGTCGAGCGTCGGCCTGAACCTGGACGCCGGCCGCAACCGCGTACTGGTGGCCGTGTCGGACCCCGGCTACAACGCCGCCCGCACCAGTACGGCCACGCTACGCAAGCTGGCGCGCCTGGTCATTTTCAACCGCGACAACGGCCAGTTGGTGCGCGCCGTGGACCTGGGGGCCCTGTTGCCCGGCCTCAACCACTTCGCCAACGACATTGCCGTGGACGCCCAGGGCAACGCCTACGTGACCGACAGCTTCGCGCCCGTCATCTACAAAGTGGACCTCCAGGGCAACGCCACGGTGTTGCTGAACAGCGCGCAATTCACGGCCCCGGCCGGCACGTTTGGCCTCAATGGTATCGTGTACCACCCCGACGGCTACCTGCTGGTGGCCAAGTCCGACGCGGGGGCCCTGTTCAAGGTGCCGCTCAGCGACCCCAGCACTTTCACCCGCGTAGCCACCACCGGCTTGAACCTGACCGGCGCCGACGGCCTGCGCCTGCAAGATAACAACACGCTGCAAGTGAGCACCAACGCCCAGGCCAAGGTGCAGCGCCTGACCACCACCAACGGCTGGGGCGCCGCCGCGCTCGGCGGTACCTTCGCCACGCTGCCGCAATACCCCACCACCCTGGCCGCCCGCGCCGGCACCGACGGCTACGTGCTCTATTCCAACCTCAACGCCTTACAGGCTAACCAACAGCCGCCGGTGAGCCAGTTCACCATCGCCCGGCTGCGGTTCCAGTAG
- the abc-f gene encoding ribosomal protection-like ABC-F family protein codes for MISISDLDFHFGSRALYDNASLHIKPKDKIGLIGLNGTGKSTLLRLLVGEYKADGGSISMSKEVSLGFLNQDLLSYDTHESILHVAMQAFAEALRLQDEIEAILVKFETDYTDDLVEKLANLQERFEALGGYTMQSRAEEILEGLGFGTEELPKPLKSFSGGWRMRVMLAKILLQQPSLLLLDEPTNHLDLPSIKWIENYLADYEGAVIIVSHDREFLDRTTNTTVEVTGGKLVPYAGNYSYYLEEKEERNLIQKGAFENQQSQIRAAERFIERFKAKASKAKQAQSRVKALDKLERIEDVAQDSAKVNIKFQFKVEPGRHILRMEHVTKKYDEKLIFRDTNVHIERGDKIALIGANGKGKSTLMRLVAGTEAPTAGKHQLGHNVIMSFYAQHQLESLTLDNEILQEMSEAGSKRNDMELRSVLGSFLFTGEEVFKKIKVLSGGEKSRVALAKTLISEANFLLLDEPTNHLDMVSVNILIQALEQYAGTFIVISHDRFFVENVATKIWYIEDFQLKEYPGTYAEYEQWQEDREKAAKKAGLPSPSAPKPQPKEEKKAETSPAKTSSPDQKKALKELAEVEAKIDTLEKELAGYEKELADPKIYQNTAQLKDATVKFEQVKKELGRMNDRWEILAEM; via the coding sequence ATGATTTCCATTTCCGACCTCGACTTTCACTTTGGCTCCCGTGCCCTGTACGATAACGCCAGCCTGCACATCAAGCCCAAAGATAAAATTGGCCTCATCGGCCTCAACGGCACCGGTAAATCCACGCTGCTGCGCCTGCTGGTGGGCGAGTATAAAGCCGACGGCGGCAGCATTTCGATGAGCAAGGAAGTGAGCCTGGGCTTCCTCAACCAGGACTTGCTGAGCTACGACACCCACGAGAGCATCCTGCACGTGGCCATGCAGGCTTTTGCGGAGGCGCTACGCTTGCAGGACGAGATTGAGGCGATTTTGGTGAAGTTCGAAACCGACTACACCGACGACCTGGTGGAGAAGCTGGCCAACTTGCAGGAGCGGTTCGAGGCCCTGGGCGGCTACACCATGCAGTCGCGCGCCGAGGAAATACTGGAGGGCCTGGGCTTCGGCACTGAGGAGCTACCCAAACCGCTGAAGTCGTTTTCGGGCGGCTGGCGCATGCGCGTAATGCTGGCCAAAATCCTGCTCCAGCAACCCTCACTGCTGCTGCTCGACGAACCCACCAACCACCTGGACCTGCCGAGCATCAAGTGGATTGAGAACTACCTGGCCGACTACGAGGGCGCCGTCATCATCGTGAGCCACGACCGCGAATTCCTGGACCGCACCACCAATACCACCGTAGAAGTGACCGGCGGCAAGCTGGTGCCCTACGCCGGCAACTACTCCTATTACCTGGAGGAAAAAGAGGAGCGCAACCTCATTCAGAAGGGCGCTTTTGAGAACCAGCAGTCGCAGATTCGGGCCGCCGAGCGGTTCATCGAGCGCTTCAAGGCCAAGGCCAGCAAGGCCAAGCAGGCCCAGAGCCGCGTGAAGGCCCTGGATAAATTGGAGCGCATCGAGGACGTGGCCCAGGACTCGGCCAAGGTCAACATCAAGTTCCAGTTCAAGGTGGAGCCCGGCCGGCACATCCTGCGTATGGAGCACGTGACGAAGAAGTACGACGAGAAGCTGATTTTCCGCGACACGAACGTGCACATCGAGCGGGGCGACAAAATCGCGCTGATTGGGGCCAACGGCAAAGGCAAATCGACGCTCATGCGCCTGGTGGCCGGCACCGAGGCCCCCACCGCGGGCAAGCACCAGCTGGGCCACAACGTCATCATGTCGTTCTACGCCCAGCACCAGCTCGAAAGCCTGACCCTGGACAACGAGATTTTGCAGGAGATGAGCGAGGCCGGCTCGAAGCGCAACGACATGGAGCTGCGTTCGGTGCTGGGCTCGTTCCTGTTCACGGGCGAGGAAGTGTTCAAGAAAATCAAGGTGCTGAGCGGCGGCGAGAAAAGCCGCGTGGCGCTGGCCAAAACCCTGATTTCGGAAGCCAACTTCCTGCTGCTCGACGAACCGACCAACCACCTGGACATGGTGTCGGTGAACATCCTCATCCAGGCCCTGGAGCAGTACGCGGGCACGTTCATCGTCATCAGCCACGACCGCTTCTTCGTGGAGAACGTGGCCACCAAAATCTGGTACATCGAGGACTTCCAGCTGAAGGAGTACCCCGGCACCTACGCCGAGTACGAGCAGTGGCAGGAAGACCGCGAGAAGGCCGCCAAGAAAGCCGGCCTACCCAGCCCCAGCGCTCCCAAGCCCCAGCCCAAGGAAGAGAAAAAAGCCGAAACCTCCCCCGCCAAAACGTCGTCGCCCGACCAGAAAAAGGCGCTCAAGGAATTGGCCGAAGTAGAAGCCAAAATCGACACCCTGGAAAAAGAATTAGCCGGCTACGAAAAAGAGCTGGCCGACCCCAAGATTTACCAAAACACCGCGCAGCTCAAAGACGCTACGGTGAAATTTGAGCAGGTAAAAAAGGAACTGGGCCGCATGAACGACCGCTGGGAAATACTGGCGGAGATGTAA
- a CDS encoding alpha/beta hydrolase, with protein MNKNILSFGLFVSLALSSCSAKLVSIVDKTDEQIKTTYQVKKDVPYGTDKEQTMDIYMSASANKLKNKNFTIVFLHGGGYYVSDKSNEERYIQPYLKKGLNVVNMNYRLKRGIPIATEDLTNALNFLKANHATYQLNLDRVILTGFSAGAHIASMVAATANDPAYPNKLDSGIKIAGVINFSGPVDGLDVVEQVFTSNEVPIMKEIGIALFPSADFASKETVAKYEPITYFDKNDPPFFLWHGGKDDQVPASTFEKFVVLLNKDPNKNVVLFLPEGLHSPSANELTSAYEKIFVFLDKQ; from the coding sequence ATGAATAAAAATATTCTTAGTTTCGGTTTATTCGTTTCGCTGGCACTCAGCTCGTGTTCTGCTAAACTGGTCTCAATAGTTGATAAAACAGACGAACAAATAAAAACAACCTACCAGGTAAAGAAGGATGTGCCCTATGGTACCGACAAAGAGCAAACCATGGATATTTATATGTCAGCGAGTGCAAACAAGCTGAAAAATAAAAACTTTACTATCGTTTTCTTGCACGGCGGTGGGTATTATGTAAGTGATAAGTCTAATGAAGAACGCTACATCCAACCCTACTTAAAAAAGGGGTTAAATGTGGTTAATATGAATTACCGCCTGAAGCGGGGAATTCCAATTGCAACGGAAGATTTAACTAACGCCTTAAATTTCCTAAAAGCCAACCACGCAACTTACCAGCTCAATTTAGACCGGGTAATACTTACGGGATTTTCTGCCGGGGCCCACATTGCCAGCATGGTGGCGGCTACAGCCAACGATCCGGCATACCCTAATAAGCTAGACAGCGGAATTAAAATTGCCGGCGTCATAAACTTCTCGGGTCCTGTTGACGGATTGGACGTAGTAGAGCAGGTTTTTACAAGCAACGAAGTGCCAATTATGAAGGAGATTGGAATTGCGCTCTTCCCCTCCGCCGATTTCGCCTCCAAGGAAACTGTTGCCAAGTATGAGCCGATAACCTATTTCGATAAAAACGATCCGCCATTTTTCTTGTGGCACGGGGGAAAGGACGACCAGGTTCCGGCCAGCACCTTCGAAAAGTTTGTGGTACTGCTCAATAAAGACCCCAATAAAAACGTGGTGCTTTTCCTGCCCGAAGGCCTGCACAGCCCCAGCGCAAACGAGCTAACCAGCGCTTACGAAAAGATATTCGTATTCTTAGACAAGCAGTAA
- a CDS encoding type IX secretion system plug protein domain-containing protein: protein MRFLPYPFLLLAAACVPLGTPITSTSTAPTTVNRASAGAPAAPALRYADYTYSPAVQSVQCYVATGTNTAVFQPPVVPLGQSQSLALEFDVLGDQAPRLLARLVYCDANWQPSTLIDNQFLTDINEFLITDYKIGIGGKVPFFHYALRAPALKVSGNYLWVVQDGAGAPLLSRRLLVYENQVAVTLELGLAPGGDQRFTLQQLNFGISYGGVDLVNPAAEVQVVLRQNFRWDNARYGLRPTFVRDAERRLDYQYFNYENTFPGLSEYRYFDTRSIQTVGQNVLHLDLRARPTAVALVPETTRAGLGYFQYIDANGRRVFESREYGNGTTNADYADVTFQLRADQPAPGPVYVLGALTDWQLKDAYRLTYDEAAHMYTGRALLKQGYYNYSYAVARPDGTADETYFEGSHYETENQYDLLVYYRPPGTRTDLLIGYQAIDANARQ, encoded by the coding sequence ATGCGCTTCCTGCCCTACCCGTTCCTGCTCCTCGCCGCGGCCTGCGTGCCGCTGGGCACGCCCATCACCTCCACTTCCACGGCCCCTACTACCGTTAATCGGGCCAGCGCGGGGGCCCCGGCGGCGCCCGCGCTGCGCTACGCCGACTACACCTATTCGCCGGCCGTGCAGAGCGTGCAGTGCTACGTGGCCACGGGTACCAACACGGCTGTGTTTCAGCCGCCGGTGGTGCCGCTGGGCCAGAGCCAGTCGCTGGCGCTGGAGTTTGACGTGCTCGGCGACCAGGCCCCGCGCCTACTGGCCCGGCTGGTGTACTGCGATGCCAACTGGCAGCCTTCGACGCTGATTGACAACCAGTTCCTGACCGACATCAATGAGTTTCTGATTACCGACTACAAGATTGGCATTGGCGGAAAGGTGCCGTTTTTCCACTACGCACTGCGGGCCCCGGCCCTGAAGGTGAGCGGCAACTACCTCTGGGTGGTGCAGGACGGGGCGGGGGCCCCGCTGCTCTCGCGCCGGCTACTGGTGTACGAAAACCAAGTAGCGGTGACCCTGGAGCTGGGCCTGGCGCCGGGCGGCGACCAGCGCTTCACGCTCCAGCAGCTCAATTTCGGCATCAGCTACGGCGGCGTGGATTTGGTGAACCCCGCCGCTGAGGTGCAGGTGGTACTGCGCCAGAACTTCCGCTGGGACAATGCCCGCTACGGCCTGCGCCCCACCTTCGTGCGCGACGCCGAGCGCCGGCTCGACTACCAGTACTTCAACTACGAGAACACGTTTCCGGGCCTGAGCGAGTACCGCTACTTCGACACCCGCTCCATCCAGACCGTGGGCCAGAACGTGCTGCACCTCGACCTACGCGCCCGCCCCACGGCCGTGGCCCTGGTGCCCGAAACCACCCGCGCCGGCCTGGGCTACTTCCAGTACATCGACGCCAACGGCCGCCGCGTGTTTGAGAGCCGCGAGTACGGCAACGGCACCACCAACGCCGACTACGCCGACGTGACCTTCCAGCTCCGCGCCGACCAGCCCGCCCCGGGCCCCGTGTACGTGCTGGGGGCCCTCACTGACTGGCAGTTGAAGGACGCCTACCGCCTCACCTACGACGAGGCCGCCCATATGTACACCGGCCGCGCGCTGCTAAAGCAGGGTTACTACAACTACAGCTACGCCGTGGCCCGCCCCGACGGCACGGCCGACGAAACTTACTTCGAGGGCAGCCACTACGAAACCGAAAACCAGTACGACCTGCTGGTGTACTACCGCCCGCCCGGCACCCGCACCGACCTGCTCATCGGCTACCAGGCCATTGATGCCAACGCCCGGCAGTAG
- a CDS encoding M48 family metalloprotease: MNLAFLRAGALAVLLPLASAAPSTPGLPTAPTAHPLQGAKPDPAVIAQFGLYNNPALQRLINAKGQQMEAVSDRPGDYGFTIVDSPVINAFATPEGHVYFTRGIMAYFNNEAQFTGVLGHELGHITAQHGKKQQRNNTFAGIGMLLAQLAAPQVMQSIGGVVQQGVGLWMLKYSRGDENEADGLGVKYSTKIGYDASQMADFFLTLQRTEEQSGSSTPTFLSTHPNSADRYQRVKGLAAQAKQAVGNRPLAVNRDAYLRAIEGLPFGDDPRQGFVENNVFYHPDLKFRFPVPSGWKTQNSPEQFQMAEPSGKALLAFAGAGTGTLDAAAQALVKQLGLTGAQAQNTTINGFPTAVVEGDQAAQSQQSTAAHVRAYLLQDGKSIYAFIGLAPAASFATYAPQFAAVAQGFSRLTDVSKLNRQPEKIRIKTATGTTTLAAALAANGIARGRYEELAILNGMKTTDRLSKGMLYKVVGK, translated from the coding sequence ATGAACCTTGCGTTTCTCCGCGCCGGGGCCCTGGCCGTACTACTGCCGCTGGCCAGCGCCGCCCCGTCTACCCCGGGCTTGCCCACCGCCCCCACCGCCCACCCGCTGCAAGGCGCCAAGCCCGACCCGGCCGTCATCGCCCAGTTTGGCCTCTACAACAACCCCGCCCTGCAACGCCTCATCAACGCCAAGGGCCAGCAGATGGAAGCCGTGTCGGATCGCCCCGGCGACTACGGCTTCACCATCGTCGACTCGCCGGTCATCAACGCCTTTGCCACGCCCGAGGGCCACGTGTACTTCACGCGCGGCATCATGGCGTACTTCAACAACGAGGCGCAGTTCACCGGCGTGCTAGGCCACGAGTTGGGTCACATCACTGCCCAGCACGGCAAAAAGCAGCAGCGCAACAACACCTTTGCCGGCATCGGCATGTTGCTGGCCCAGCTTGCAGCTCCCCAGGTCATGCAGTCCATTGGGGGAGTTGTTCAGCAGGGCGTTGGGTTGTGGATGCTGAAGTACAGCCGGGGCGATGAAAACGAAGCCGACGGCCTGGGCGTGAAGTACTCGACTAAAATTGGCTACGATGCCAGCCAGATGGCCGACTTTTTCCTCACCCTGCAACGCACCGAGGAGCAAAGTGGCTCGTCCACGCCCACCTTCCTCTCCACCCATCCCAACTCGGCCGACCGCTACCAGCGGGTGAAGGGCCTGGCCGCGCAGGCCAAGCAAGCGGTGGGCAACCGCCCGCTGGCCGTGAACCGCGACGCCTACCTGCGGGCCATTGAGGGCCTGCCCTTCGGCGACGACCCGCGCCAGGGCTTCGTGGAGAATAACGTGTTTTATCACCCCGATTTGAAGTTTCGTTTCCCGGTGCCCAGCGGCTGGAAAACCCAGAACTCGCCCGAACAATTCCAGATGGCCGAGCCCAGCGGCAAGGCCCTGCTGGCCTTCGCAGGGGCTGGCACCGGCACGCTCGACGCGGCCGCGCAGGCCTTGGTGAAGCAGTTGGGCCTCACCGGGGCCCAGGCCCAAAACACCACCATCAACGGCTTCCCTACCGCCGTAGTGGAGGGCGACCAGGCCGCCCAGAGCCAACAGAGCACCGCGGCCCACGTGCGCGCCTACCTGCTGCAAGACGGCAAGTCCATCTACGCCTTCATCGGCCTGGCGCCGGCTGCCTCGTTTGCTACCTACGCGCCGCAGTTTGCCGCCGTGGCCCAGGGTTTCAGCCGCCTCACCGACGTCAGCAAACTGAACCGCCAGCCCGAAAAAATCCGCATCAAAACCGCTACCGGCACCACCACGCTCGCCGCCGCCCTGGCCGCCAACGGCATCGCCCGCGGCCGCTACGAGGAGCTGGCCATCCTCAACGGCATGAAAACCACCGACCGGCTGAGCAAGGGCATGCTCTACAAAGTGGTGGGGAAATAA